The genomic interval AACTTATTACGGTCCCCAAGCCCAAGTTAGTCTTAAGAGAGGAGCAGCCTCTGCACTGTAAATTAAGCAAAGCCAACCTCTGTGTATAAAGCGAAACCCATTTATGATTGTTATTAGAGTCTAGTTGAAGATATCAGCAAACGAAAGTCAAATAAACGCGATGCGAATGTTACTCCCGGCTTTAAAGTTACCCCAGAGCTAAGAGAGTCGAAGAGTGAGTGCGATAAGAGACCCCTTGAAAATTCGTAGCTGATGATTTATGGAAATGTTGTGCTTCATGCGGGCTGGTTCTCTCCCTTGTTCTCGTCGCAGTCGTTTTGTGCATTCTGCTGCCAGTGGTTGGCAGCGGCGACTCCGATCGATCGAGTGGTGTGTTCCAGTGCGATCCGGTAAGGAGCTGACCCACTCCACAGCACCACCTTGATGCCGAGGCTGCAGTCATGGACTCCAGTCACATAGCCGTGCGAGTGGGTAAGTCCGACTATAGATAAGCCCTTGTCTTGATAAGATATAGTTAAGGGGGTGAGATACATCTCGGCTGGATATCCCCAGTTGGTGGCAAGATGCCGATCTTTGTTAGCGCCTACAGTCTGCGTGCAATCAGCAAATACTATGCCCACCAAGACCAGAGTGGCCTGGACAAACTGTGCCACTTGACTAATCATCTGGTCGCCTTTATCTTGGCTAAACTCCATAATTTGTTGTTTGCTCTATATTTTGCTACGATAGCACGTCGTAGTCCCTCGCCGGCCGCCGTCTCCCAGTCGTCGTACGGCAGTCTGAGTTCCAGCCAAGATCTACACATTCGAGTGGACAAGGATGGCGTTGCTAGCGAATCCACTCCGCTGCTGGCAGCTGCTCAGCGGTCCATCAAGACGTCCTCATCCCTCACAGCCTCAGTCTCAGCCTCCTCCTCGACGCCTTCGAGTTGCCGGAGGAACCCCACGCTCCACGAAGACTGCTTCAATTGGCGCTCGGTGGGACTGCTGGTCATGTGTGCATCCGCCTTGGCACTGGCCGCCTATTTGCTCTGGAGACAAAGTGAGTTTGCCCGCTGATGGTGGACGTGCACGAGTACGTGCTCAAATCGTTATTGTTACACatgcataataaataaatctcAATTAGCTGTGAGTTATGATAAGCTGCTCATGTGCGTTTTGATGGGCAGGCGAAAGTACTCAAAAATCTATCTATGAAATCTATACTCATGAGATAATGTATCTGGCATGAAGTTTAAGCAAACCAAACTTAAGATTCGTTTCATATTTCGTATGCATGCATGACTCATTGTAAATTTTTTGGAAATTCGCTTTTATAGGCGAACAAAGCCACTTAATGACTGAATCACTTTGCACTGCTTGCAGCCCAAACGCCGGACTTTGGCTACCGACTCAGTATCGTGGGTCATGGCATATGGTCGGATATGGATATCCAGGGTCGGGGAACACTTTTCGATCCGATCGGTGTCCACACAGTGATTATTACCCACACTGGGAGCAATGAATGCCACGATGATTGCCCGGATGTATTGCATAAGCTGGAAGTGAGTTAATCGGACATCGGACAATTATGTGTACATTGTAATCAAAGCTAAATTCATTCATCTCCTTAGAGGTCGCATCTTGGCGAGCTGCCCTACAACTTCCTGGTCGCCGGTGATTGTCAGGTCTTCGAGGCACGAGGCTGGCACTATCGGAGCCAGTATCCAAGGGATCTAATTGGAATAGACTCGTTGGTGATGGCCTTTGTGGGTAACTTCAGCGGGAGGCCACCCATCGATTGTCAGTTGTTGGCCGCCCAGGCTCTGATTCTGGAATCCCTAAAGCGTCGGATTCTGCAGCCAATGTACCAACTCTTCGTGTTGGGCAGCTATACGGACGCACTGCAGCGGGAACTGAGGCACTGGCCGCACTACGCGAGCCACCAAACATCCAAGTGAAGCAACAAAGAGATGATTCCAAATTATTCCTCTCGTTTATTGTACGCCAAACACAAACAGTATACAAAGAAGCGCAGGATGAGTAAAGCGGTTGCCACCGATAAGCGAATCAGGGATCCCCAGGATCGGGCGCTGGCCAGGATCGGGGGACCGGCGAAGCGTTGCGCATTGGGTTAATTGATTGGATGTTGCCTAAGACTAAGGACTATAAACTTAAACTACAACTAGCGATCGGCTAGTCGAACTCCAGTTTCCGAAAGCTGCCCTCGATGGACTCGATTTGTGAAACGAAGTTGGGTCCGCCGGTGGAGGCCTTTTCGGCATTGAAGCTGCTGCGCCGCTGGATGCCGCGATCGGAGAGCAGTATGCTCTTGTCCAGGCCGAGGATCAGGTCGCGCTTGCTCGCCAGCTCCTGCTTCCACAGCTCGATCATCTCGCGCATGGGCACCTTGCCACCCATTTCCAGCGGCAGACAGCCCTGATCCACGCTCTTCATCAGCTCCTTCTCGCTGCCGTAGATGATCAGGCGGTTCTTCATCTTGGAACTGACGCGGTTCTTCACGAAATCAATGAGCCACTTGAGTGTGGATGGCACATTGATCAGGTGGATCTCCTTGTGACGCATGGGCAGCGATTGCTCACCCCACTTGAAGATGCGGGCAAACTCCGTGGGATTCCAGTTGGTCACATGCGCCGTGGTCACGCCGGCGAAGTCGCCCACATGCGATAGCCCCGTGATCTGCGTCTCCTGATCCTCCATCAGGCACTCGTAGGTGAGGAAATGCGCCTTGGCCTGGTCGCAGCTGGTGTGGATCTTCGGATTTAACcccttggcattgatgaccACCACGCGGCGACCGTGCTTGTCCCGCTGTGGCACCGCAAATATGTATCCCTGATCGATGAGGTCGCCGAGTCGCGGCTCCAGATAGTCCAGCTGGGTGCTCATGTGCGGGAACGTCCTCCTGATGTTCAAGTACTTGAGCAGCGTCTGCTCGGCCATCGGCACACTGAACTTCTTGGCGCGCAGGAAGCGCAGCAGGAAGGTATCGTCGCATCGCACATTCTGCAGATCCTCGTTCTTGGCCACCCAGTTGCGCAGCTGCTCCAGCGACTGCTCCCGCGTGCATCGATCCTCGCGCAGCTCCCGCTTGGCAATCTTCAGCAGTGCCTCCGGCAGGGCTGTCGTCTCCCCCTGATCCTGCACCATATTCTGTTCTCCTTCTTCGCTGGAAGATCTGCGGTTCGTTGCGGCTGCTCTGTGGTCACGCGATTGGCATGGACTGCGGTCACTACAAAGAATGATAAGAAGTGCACGGATTAGTCGGGTTTTTCTCAAATCCACTTTGTGtgattaatatatatataaatatgtatgttgtTGAAGAGAATGAATTTACTTACTTACATACTTAtaacataaataattaaataaaataagcaCAACATCTTTCATCTTGATTTAGAAAGCTTTAGTATTCTGAATATATTATCTATAACCAAATTAGGCTCCAACTTCTTTATAAAAAGTGCCCAATATCAAGTTTAAGCCTTTGGTTTAATCACAAGAAACACTCACTTGGGAATCACCAACAGCTAAACTTATTGTTTAATAATTCTGCATATGTTTATCAATGAGATTTATTAGTGGTCATCCCATCGAAATTAGTTCAAGGTCCCAGTGATCTCAAGGCGAACGCCACCGGATCACGGATCGCTgtaatttgcaaatatttgctaattaaaactCGCGTTTGAGACGCGTTTTTGTAAAAACAGCGCTGCGAAAGcgacgaaataaaaaaaagtataatttATTCACTTCTTTGTTGTTAGGGGAACCATAAAGCGACCACCAAATGCCATTATGGCCGCACATAAAATATgtatggcaaaaaaaaaaaccaaaaaaaagaaaccagGCGAATTGGTTCAAGTTCAAAACTGTTTACCGAAAGCGggtcaaaaaaatatatgtatgtatattcgTAATTAGCCAGAAAGAGTTTCACTGTTTGAGCATCGAGCATTCATTGCATAACAATAAAGAGCGTGGAAAGCAAAGAAAAGTATGTGGAAAGCGAGCGAACAATGCCACTGTTTGACTTTTGCGTATAAACAAAGTGCCAACATCGATTTATACCAATATTTGCACACAATTTGTGATCCGAGCTGCGGATGggttttgattgttttatgGCCCTTTGTGTCTGCGCACCTCGAATCCCCCGCCAGATAATCGAGATCGAAATCCGTTTTCCCATGACATCGACCCAtttgcatatgtacatacatacatgcgtACATATGTCTTGGGTTCGAACGTTGCGAACTCTGTGCCATTTAATTGATTCGATTTTGGTCCAAAATTTGCATTCGattttgcttattttttgtttagctttttttttcctttgtcGGCTTTTCAATTTTCGTTTTGTCGGTTTTCCCCTCGCTCAACTGGAAATGCGATTTCAAAATGTCATTCATTGGGCAATGCGCCCGTTGTATCCCGCTTGCCATCTCTTTCGCCCGCCAGCTAcccccctctctctctcactcgcCCGCTCTTCCACATGTTTCAACATGTTTATTAGGAGCTCGTTGTGGCTTGCGTGGCTTTTGTGTGGCCAACTGAACAGGCCAATAATGCAACAGGCGGTGCAATCGTGGCTTATTTGGTAATTGTTATTCCACAGCCTCCTTTATTCCCCGCGCTGATTGATTTTCGAAAAGGTTTCAGGCTGATCATGTTTGCTTTTTCAAAGGCAGCACACAATTGCAAGTCCATTTTTGAGCAAAAAGGTTAATTGGATTTTGATACATCTTGCAGTAGTTGATTGCCTTTTGATTGAATTGCGCATGAAAAGCTTCAAATTCAAAAGTAGGAGTAGGGCGGTTCGTTTGCTTATAAGTTTGGATTATTATCCTAAAACATATGGTTactcttgtttatttttagtaaaTGCTGTGCATGAACACTCTTTGCTTTTCTTCATATTGTTATGCTATGAAAAGTATGGAAAATGTTGAATGAAATGCTGTAAATGATTTGATTAATCCTTGTATGCTTCTGCTATCCTGTTCATATATCCTTTCCGTTTCAGTTTTGGCTACATCCTTTCAGTTGCTCTCGAAATTatcacaaacacacacacacacacattggcACTTACACTCCTTTTTTCGATTCCTTTGATCGTTGTTTTCGAGCACGTCACAcgctgcgtatgagcaatgccAAACGCCCGTTTCGCAATCCTTGATACGGGTTCTCCGACCACGACTTGTATATGAGCACCTCGTTGGGATTTAGCTATGCCAGACGGACGATCTTCGAGAGACGACGCGCCGATCGAAATGTATGTACGTCCAAGCAACGCGAGGTCCAAACAACGAATGACGCTGGCTGGAGAGGCCTCGTCTAGCAAAACAACGAAAAAGCCCGaggagaaacaaaaattgttaaagAAATTAACTGGATTATATAATGGCCATGCCACACCACTACAGACGAACACTATTTATGTATAGCCCACTGAGCCGAGTGGCTGAGCGCGGGATTCGAATGCAATCTGATCGGTTTGTTCGCTGGGTAaatgctgctgcggctgctgctgcggctgcatgGAGATTGAGTTGGAGCTGGAGATGGAGGGAACAAGTTTTCGGCCAGCCGAAACTGAAAGTACGAAGTACACGAACCTTTTGGCCACATGTTTGGGGTAGAGCCTGATCCCCCAGCCATCAAAGGCAGCCATAAAGTATTAAAgagctgctgttgttgggcAATGTCAGTTGGGCAGTTAGTCACTTGCTCACTTGGTCACTTGGCCACCAGTGGCTGTGGATCAGGTTCGCTAGCGGTTTATTTTCGACTTTTCTTCACAGTTAAACCTTTGTCAATCCATAGCTGTATTCCCTATCCATTTTCACGCCCATCATTTCATTCATTAGGTTTGTTTAAAAACGCGActggttaaaaaaaaattaaaaatttgcattttcatgGCTCGACTCGAGGTGGCAGTGAAGCGAGAATGGTGGCCAACCTTGAAAATGCAATACCCCATTCGTAATGATGCTGTCGCCATTGCTAATGGTCCAAACACCTAATGACCAACCGGCGCATACGTCATCTGGCGATCGGGTGATATGGCGACGTTTATCCAGCTCCCCAGCTCTCTAGTTCCAGTTTCAGTGCCAGTTGGAATTGCGACTGCAGTTTACGACTGGGAAATGCGTTGGCCCTTTCGGCTATTTCGGTATCTTTGTGGAACCAGGGCCATGACGTGGGCTTGGAAATGTGGACATTTGGACATCTGAGTAGCGTTGGCATTTCGGCATTTCCCAACCCGAAGGGCGTAGGTCCACAAATGCATGCGGGGATTCATTGAGCTGCGATCATCAGCATGCTAATACAATGATTAGTTTCCGTTCGCCCGTGGGCGAGTTGATTGGATAAATcgctggatggatggatggcaCGCCCTGAGTGCTAAACAATCATTAAACTGCAGTGTGAAAATGCCTTTGTTCGATGATAATTAATGTTGATCTTGTTATGAGCCTTGATTCAATGACAATTTCGTTTATTCGTTTATTGATGGCGGAGAGAAGGTCGCTTGAGAAAGATTTCCCTTCGCAACCTTGGTGGTTAAGTGAAAAAGTCCATTTCATTAGCATTTGGCTATGTGGATGGCTGGACCATCAATTGTTGCAAAACTTCAAATTATCTTTTGCATTCTTGACCATTAAGTTTTGCAAAAAGTTgatataatattaaatgcttACTAAAATCTGTATAAATCTCAACTGCTAGTTTTAAAGTAGCTCATTGACTTTTAAGTTAGGCAGAAttgtatattaaatataaattaaatttaatctTGGTTGCTGCATCccaaaaaaatacataaatctCTAAAAGAAAGGCGCTTAAATCAATCAGTTTAACCCAAAGTGTTTACATCCTTTATGTAAACTTCCGTGTTGGTATCTCCTGTACTCTTGCGACCCGGTTATTCCCCGATTGCAGCGATAACCTTCGCTGGTGCCCCTGACCAGCACGGATTGACCTACTCCAGCGCTCCGCCGGCGCAGGCAGATCTTAAACGGATTCGTTATGTTGGTAATAACCGCACTCGCTTCGCCAAGTGCTCGGTGTAATGTTGCTCACTCATCGCTGGCACGATTTTAATTCCTCACtctttttacatttattttttcgttttcgtttcattttcctcatttttttgtttctttttttagCCTGGCTTGCCGCATAACGAGTTTACGGCGCAGATGCCCCAACAACCCGTCCAATTGCTCCACATCAGCTGATAGCTGGTTACCTACCAGGTAGCCCGCTCATAAAGATGCCGCCACCTCTCGATgcgaacaataataataatttttaataaacacATTACATGGCGCAAAGCGGACGAAACAATTTGCAATTTCTGTGAATCGAGGGGGGTACATTTGGTACAGCTGGATTGGGTAAATTTTTCGATATGTCAGTGGTAAAACCTTTTTTCGAAATATTCGGCcgtgcaaacaaacaagccTCACTGCCCACAAGATTTTACGGTGCTTTTGTGATTTTGGTCTTAGCCATAATTAACAGCGAAGAAAATCAACGGCAGTGCTTAATTATGGTTTCGAAAATGAATCGAGTTCCAGCATACACACGCACATTATCCATCCTTACATTCTCTTTCTGGCTGCTGGCTATTTTCGGGTCTTTCTTGATCCGCCAAAAATGGCAGATGTTTGATTTCGTTAAAAATTTGCATATCATTTTTGGGGATTTACAGAACAATAATTTATCATCTAAGCTTTTTTAGGGCATCGATGAGGGGGCTATTTGGCCAATACGCAATACACACTTTGTTGATACTGGCGCAGTTACCACGAGCCCACTTGCCCAAGGTAAATAAATTCTTGGCTCACTTTTGGTCGCCGAATTGCGTCAGCTGTTAATTATAATTGCACAAGACAATATCGCTGCTTTTAAGCCATTGTAATAAATACTAGGTAGCATAATTACTGGGGAATGGCCAACTGGGCTGTTCTGGCTAATTGGAACCTAACACGGCTAACTTAAACTAGATTCGCCGGCAAAAGTGTAATGCAAATTAGACCTTAGATAATTGCTCAAAAGACTTTGGTCCAGTTGAAcgcaattaaatatttataaatagaaAATAGGCAACGACAATTGCCAATTTATACCAGTTGAGTTAAATGAACCATTAGTTTCATGTAACTatgtttttaaaaatgaaatttataatattaaaaaataagatgtaatgtaatgtaatgtaatttTGTATCTAAATATCGTATTTTGCTGTAATCAAActgtttatatataaaaatatagttATGGCCACAACGCTTATGTGCAATTTCTACTTTCTGTAGAGAACAAAATACCAGCGTAGCTTTTCGAAACCCGATAACCTGTTGCGCGCCAACGGTTACAGGTTTCAGATAGACATCGATGTTATTAACATGAGTGCGTGGGTGCTAACAGCGCTAACAGGTGGATTTCATGTAGAGAGATAAAATGGATTGATAGTCACGATTTCTGATCATTAGTTTCTTTATTCGTTAAACAGTACACATAAAGAACGAACACATTTAcatacaaacaaaaaacaatcaaaactcGTTTTGTTCAGCTGAACAACAATTTTCGATCATACATTATTACAATtacttatcaattataaccaAGTTAGCAGCCCTTCAAAGCAAAGCGcgacttttaaacggattctcCGCCAAGTTTATACAATTGATATCTATGCTACGTTCGATCATTACAATAGTAGTAGTTAACTTAAGATTAGAATATGCTTAATGCTAACTGAATGCAAGACAAAGAACCTACACTTATGTATATGGGGTATCTGAATAACTCGGGGCATGCTAAACAATAGGTTTTAGCCATTTATTAGTGTTCGTACATTTAGTTTtcaaattaaatcatttaaaaatagtttGATTTACAAAAACTAGAAGCTACATAAAAACCGCGTGACGATCTCGCGGCACTCATAATGAGATGCTTTTGCTTGGCGCCAGAATgaacaaattcaaataattgccATGGGGAATCTGGGAGGAAAGTTATTCGGAGACTACTTAACCAAATATtagtacgtatgtaatatatgCATAATGAATAATAATCCGGCATGAATGTTGGGTGTGTGTGACTGACTGTCTCTGCTTGGGTGTGCGGGAGAGGTGTGTGCCGTGGGTGGATTTGTGTATGAATAGGACATGACCGGAACGTATCTAAATTATCGTTACGGGGTCTATCGCTTATCTACTGCAGATATAGCCTATGATAATCGTTGGCGCCGAAGGCGCAGTTGCATTTGGGACACTTCCGCTGCCGCGTTTCATACCTTGTGCGCAGGCAGTCGTAGCAGAAGACGTGGAAACACTTTGACAGGACAGCATCCTTCCGCTTCACCTTGCACGAGGGACACGTGAGCGTTTCTTTGTATTCGCGGATCTCCTCAATCATCACCTCGTCGATGGTGGTGCCCGACATCTCCATCTTCTTCATGCGCTCCGCCTTGCGTTTAAACTGCGCCAGCTCCTCCTGCAGCCGCTTGGTCTTGTAGGCCTCCGCCTCCAGCGAACTGGTCTTCTCCGCCACCACTTGCTGCGCCTCCTTCATTTGCGCGTGATACTTTTCCAGATGCAGCTTGAGGTCCGCTGCCGATTGCGCCGATTCAATCGCCTTGCGTTTGTGCATCTCCATGGCTTGCTGCCGCAGCATCAACTCTTTCTCAATCGACGCGACTGTGGCCTGCAGGCTGCGTTCCTTCTCCTCGAGCTTTCGCAGCACAATGTGCATGGCTTCGATTTGCGTGGTCGCCGTCGCCATCTGATCCTCCAGCACGGTCTTTTCCTCTCTTAGAAGTTTGTGCAGCTGGTTGGCCTTGATGCGCTCCGACATTAGCTTAAAGTTCGCATCGTCC from Drosophila mauritiana strain mau12 chromosome 3L, ASM438214v1, whole genome shotgun sequence carries:
- the LOC117140927 gene encoding peptidoglycan-recognition protein LD isoform X2, which encodes MDSSHIAVRVARRSPSPAAVSQSSYGSLSSSQDLHIRVDKDGVASESTPLLAAAQRSIKTSSSLTASVSASSSTPSSCRRNPTLHEDCFNWRSVGLLVMCASALALAAYLLWRQTQTPDFGYRLSIVGHGIWSDMDIQGRGTLFDPIGVHTVIITHTGSNECHDDCPDVLHKLERSHLGELPYNFLVAGDCQVFEARGWHYRSQYPRDLIGIDSLVMAFVGNFSGRPPIDCQLLAAQALILESLKRRILQPMYQLFVLGSYTDALQRELRHWPHYASHQTSK
- the LOC117140928 gene encoding alpha-tocopherol transfer protein-like codes for the protein MVQDQGETTALPEALLKIAKRELREDRCTREQSLEQLRNWVAKNEDLQNVRCDDTFLLRFLRAKKFSVPMAEQTLLKYLNIRRTFPHMSTQLDYLEPRLGDLIDQGYIFAVPQRDKHGRRVVVINAKGLNPKIHTSCDQAKAHFLTYECLMEDQETQITGLSHVGDFAGVTTAHVTNWNPTEFARIFKWGEQSLPMRHKEIHLINVPSTLKWLIDFVKNRVSSKMKNRLIIYGSEKELMKSVDQGCLPLEMGGKVPMREMIELWKQELASKRDLILGLDKSILLSDRGIQRRSSFNAEKASTGGPNFVSQIESIEGSFRKLEFD
- the LOC117140927 gene encoding peptidoglycan-recognition protein LD isoform X1, whose translation is MPIFVSAYSLRAISKYYAHQDQSGLDKLCHLTNHLVAFILAKLHNLLFALYFATIARRSPSPAAVSQSSYGSLSSSQDLHIRVDKDGVASESTPLLAAAQRSIKTSSSLTASVSASSSTPSSCRRNPTLHEDCFNWRSVGLLVMCASALALAAYLLWRQTQTPDFGYRLSIVGHGIWSDMDIQGRGTLFDPIGVHTVIITHTGSNECHDDCPDVLHKLERSHLGELPYNFLVAGDCQVFEARGWHYRSQYPRDLIGIDSLVMAFVGNFSGRPPIDCQLLAAQALILESLKRRILQPMYQLFVLGSYTDALQRELRHWPHYASHQTSK